In Ovis canadensis isolate MfBH-ARS-UI-01 breed Bighorn chromosome 3, ARS-UI_OviCan_v2, whole genome shotgun sequence, one DNA window encodes the following:
- the MRPL41 gene encoding large ribosomal subunit protein mL41, whose translation MGLLSGAARALVRGADRMSKWTSKRGPRTFYKSRGAKGVGFHGRGGRFVLVKEMVPELVVPELAGFKLKPYVNYRAPEGTDVPLTAKQLFLETAAPAIEKDFRAGTFDPERLERYGFEPTQEGKLFQLYPKNFPR comes from the coding sequence ATGGGCCTCCTGAGCGGGGCGGCTCGCGCCCTGGTGCGGGGCGCCGACCGTATGAGCAAGTGGACCAGCAAGCGGGGCCCGCGCACCTTCTACAAGAGCCGCGGTGCCAAGGGCGTCGGCTTCCACGGTCGCGGCGGCAGGTTCGTGCTGGTCAAGGAAATGGTCCCGGAGCTGGTGGTGCCCGAGCTGGCCGGCTTCAAGCTCAAGCCCTACGTGAACTACCGCGCCCCGGAGGGCACGGACGTTCCCCTGACGGCCAAGCAGCTCTTTCTGGAGACGGCGGCGCCGGCTATCGAGAAGGACTTTAGGGCCGGGACTTTCGACCCCGAGCGCCTAGAACGGTACGGCTTTGAGCCCACGCAGGAAGGCAAGCTCTTCCAGCTGTATCCCAAGAACTTCCCGCGCTAG